Part of the Gigantopelta aegis isolate Gae_Host chromosome 15, Gae_host_genome, whole genome shotgun sequence genome is shown below.
agcacatagatttatttatcatcggctattggatgtcaaatatttattaattcggacacgtagtcttagagaatAGGAATATTTTCTaatgcactttcctatagaAAGAACaccgcataccacggcctttgatataccagtcgtggtgcactcgctgGAGCGTGAAATACCTTAACGGGGCCCGCTAACaatgatcgatcctagacagaccgggCATCAGCCGAGcgccctaccactgggctacgccccccccccccccccccccccataatgcGTATGTTAACAGTCAATcagtcaaagttaaagtttgttctgtttaacgacaccacttgaacacattgatttattagtcatcggctactggatgtcaaacatttgataattatcacttgtagtctcagagaggaaacccgctatatttttccataggTAGCTGggaatatttaataatgcactttctcacagaaagaacagcacgtaccacagcctttgatataccagtcgtggggcactggggCCCGTTTCcgcgaaacgatcttagccctaagattatcGTATgtacataactaccttatgcccttgagatgatcttagcgctaagatcgctttgtggaacggagCCCTGGCTGATACGAGAAGTCAAAACTGCAAGTGTATGGAGTTTGTTAGTTCTAGGCGAGACAAAGCCACGTATGTTCGAAAAACATCTTCATATATTGAGTTAAATAATatgtaacatttatatatatttggtttagagTGACAGAACCACAGTACGCATCGattcatttaattaatttaataataataataataaatgaaaataaataatgaaattcatctccgatgtcgtAATTATGACTTGGAAGTACtgccttttttatttttatttgtcactaacaatagaaaataaggaaggaaggaaatgttttatttaatgacgcactcaacacattttatttactgtttttcGTAACCACATGCGTTAGCCGTttaaagtcgcacgccctagtttcagcccgcgaaaattaattctaatgttggttaatctacaaaaccgtaacacatttaaatcacgtttttataaaagagagtgaaaaagcaggttttatatcgataaataccatgggaattccTGTGACCCaattactaaaataattttgaaagttagtattctgatgtcaccggtagatgtcgctcgaagcacagaaatgcctatgtcacgacaattttcccagagtgcacacagacttgaggtgcgttcctttcacctctcctgggcatgttccaactgttctgtcctggacagcgaaaggaatgagtttTGAACAGGGTACTTCTGTTGAtgaagtggctgctgcagcaatcatgatacttgaatcggaataagacaatgatagtccgtcactgaccatgttgactatactacagtgtttgaaataataaatgttatatataaaccgcaattagcctacatttgttattcggcaccgggtactagtggctaacctattgttattagcaattagatgcaccgtttattattgttggtaatagtagtagtagtagtagtagtagtagtagtagtagtagtagtagtagtagtagtagtagtagtagtagttgttgttgtagtagtacagtctgtaggaaccagaggtggggaggcacttcccctccccaggacgaaaatgtaaggtttttgttgtcctactctatttaaataaaggtaacaatatagcttgtgccccacacccccacctccTAAGGTTGTATCCCCTATCCAgagaactttattgttaatgaaaatgttcacgaactgtgaagaaaaacctcacaaatgaacgacaagcaaacgacaacaaatcggatgttgattacgtgaaccgtgcacgagaaaacaaaccgaaccaaaatgataacggccacgttgaaacgggaagatcccctctaaaaatagactagactttgtctgctcaacgtttttttctcagacgcgcttttaagaaatacgaaaaatgcattttgtggtattacaaacaccaggattaccaggattaccaaaaaacacttcaggtgactggaaatgtatattctaaataataaaatgtaagtaaagtgcaattttatttgtgagaaaatgggtttaatagcgaaaaacaacggcgtaatggttaacaactagggcgtgtccctttaagcattgtaaatatacgtAGTCACTCGCATGTAAGACATAGtcaggctttgtaaattgggAATATTATGTTACAATGTGATCTTACTGGGCAATAAGCAATCTGGATGACAGTCGACTTTAACGAGGGTGGACGTGTCCTTCAACTTGATTTTCTCAATGTTTTCTGTGACAACTTTGAACCCAGCGTTTTCCTTGCCAACCTGTGTgtatgaaataatgaaaatcaGCTTTTATGTTATTAACCCAGATCAGAATATGGCAATGTCATGGGTGGGCTGTCTTTcatcatgcacacacatactggTATACACAATgtcagtggggttttttattttgtttaacgacaccactagagcacattgatttattaatcatcgggggcgaggacgtagcccagtggtaaagcgctcgctcgatgcgcggtcggtctgggatcaatccccgtcggtgggcccattgggctatttctcgttccagccagtgctccacaactggtgtaacaaaggctgtggtatgtactatcctgtctgtgggatggtgcatataaaagatcccttactgctaatcgaaaaaggtagcccatgaagtggcgacagcgggtttcctctctcgatatctgtgtggtccttaaccatatttatgacgccatataaccgtaaataaaatgtgttgagtgcgtcgttaaataaaacatttttttgtttctttttattaatcatcggctattgtatttGGCCATTTtgatatgtagtcttagagaggtaacgcgctacatgtttccattagtagcaagggatcttttatatgcatcattctatagacaggatagcacatatcacgggctttggtggactggctggaattGGCCCACTGACGTGAATCGATCCTGAACCGACCAcgtatcaggcgaacgctttaccatccgaccacacatacacaaacatacattcacagatatacataataattattcacATAATCTATATTTTTAGGGATTTagatatacaaaattatttaattattcgCATCTGCATAAGACTTGATATGATGaagaacaatgaatgaatgaatgaatgaatgaatgaatgaatgaatgaaatttgAGATATGTTGTTATTGcagttgctgctgctacttttgctgctgttgttgttgttgttgtggtggtggtggtggtggatgggttttatttgttgttttggggggacGGGTGATGGAGTAGTCatgttggtaaaaaaaaaaaaaaaaactttcgaATGTGAGAGTGTACCTTTAAGAAAACGGCGATGATTACCAGTCCATCATCCTTGTCCGCAGCCTCAGCATAACTCTTGTACTTGTTCTGGTTCCAGTGAACATAATGGATCTGACAACGAAagagtttgtttatttaacgtttgttttgtttaatgacacctcggcATATTATTAAACTACGGCTATAAAATGTAGAGGGGTGTgaaagacagacatacagagatagagacagacagagagacaaagagagggGAAAGGAGGGATGGCAGGGAACGCAGAGACAGGAGGAGGgaagggagagagggggagggaacagagagagagcaatgagaggagggagggagagagagagagagagagagagagagagagagagagagagagagagagagagagagagagagagagagagagagggggggggggggctaatttATGAAGTTACCTCTCCAGAAAAGGATTTCCCGTCCACTAAGTGTTCGGAGCCATGGTCCGCGCCCGACCCCCAGTGACCGTGGAACTGCTCCAGTCGGTATACAGAATCTAACGGGCCTCCCTCCAGCGCTGAAAACAAAGGGAAGAAATttctgtttaaagtttgttttgtttaaggacatcactagagcacactgatttattaatcatcagttgtTGATGTTTACCAGGATAGTACAGTAACNgatgtcaaacaaatggtaaatctgacaggatagtacatacagcaacctgtgtgtgtgtacgagagagatagagagagagagagagagagagagagagagagagagagagagagagagagagagagagagagagagagagagagagagagagagagagagagagagagagagagagagacagagagagagagacagagagagagagagaaaacacacacacacacacacacacacacacacacacacacacacaaagaggtGAAGGGAGAGTTGGAGCATTAAGGGCGGAGAAAGAGAGTGGGAGAGTGGGTGAGTTACGGGCGGAAAAAAAGAGTGGGAGAGTGGATGAGTTAAGGGCGGAGAAAGAGAGTGGGGGAGTGGGGGAGTTAAGGGCGGAGAAAGAGTGGGGgatcatattgattttttaatcatcggttataggatgtcaaacatttggtaattctgacatatagtctcagagaggaaatccgcagataggatagcacatacgatgacctttgatataccagtcgtggtgcactggtatatcaaacagcccaatgaacccaccgaCAGAGATTGACCCTAGACTGGTTGCGCGACAGATTCTCACATACTTGATTTTTCTTTCATGTCGGCCCGGAATGTCCACCCGATGTTAAATATTCCAACTTCCTTCTCCGGGTGGTACTGGATCACTAGTGGCTTACTGGCGAGATTCGGGTCAAAGGTCGCGTCATGCGTCTTGATGTCGATTGGCGACTGTTTGCTGCCGGCAGCCACCTTGAAGGTCTTTGACCATGTGTCTGGtcctaaaacacaaaacatgtatttttattttttaaatacatcaaaCATTAAAGTACTTGGGGACATGCATTGACAGTTACCAGAAATATGTCCatgagtgcaccacgactggtatattaaatgccgtggtatatgctatcctgcctgtgggatggtgcatataatgaaaaaacaattaagcgagtttcctctcaaagactatatgtcaaaattgccaactGTTTGACCACCAACagccaataaatcaatgtgctctagtggtgtcgttaaacaaacacaaattgtTCCATTAGGACaccgcctcggtggtgtcgtggttaagccatcgtggTTCGCACACCTGATCCCACCgtgagcgagtttt
Proteins encoded:
- the LOC121390021 gene encoding carbonic anhydrase 1-like, which produces MSWGYGKDNGPDTWSKTFKVAAGSKQSPIDIKTHDATFDPNLASKPLVIQYHPEKEVGIFNIGWTFRADMKEKSTLEGGPLDSVYRLEQFHGHWGSGADHGSEHLVDGKSFSGEIHYVHWNQNKYKSYAEAADKDDGLVIIAVFLKVGKENAGFKVVTENIEKIKLKDTSTLVKVDCHPDCLLPNDRSKYWTYPGSLTTPPCHESVTWIVFQEAVEVSEQQIAALRGLSSDKSNVVPLVTNHRPPVPVGSRAVRASFK